A stretch of Ischnura elegans chromosome 4, ioIscEleg1.1, whole genome shotgun sequence DNA encodes these proteins:
- the LOC124157433 gene encoding uncharacterized protein LOC124157433 isoform X1 — protein sequence MSLTEQTVLNGLLIFAVTIYASLVCVQFKVSFYLFLGHSIIMWTIIFKHDVKEHDCVPNVWLVTAKKCLYPDKSKATIKRMAKECAPPEDDWDEIAISIVKRDFDVFERAFSDVVRLETGKRSITSSENEERGKGKREKRRRVNSDELSSDTDIDERRGSISIDASPAGQNNRNKSAESLNSRRQSSSLDLSNEVTHKAAKTLCPLPKSRHHVCTFAHGETVNISIAKQLCSMSRAMLGLQSAVRDVQEQLKELRKSKEVEVKEDLPMEGSDVDLLDDKIFEILNHFPLKTMEDFNKFEERLKSESEFRNSTVLALLAKSQKTSYTRTTTSILRYIISNEIIFNFTWKGQSRKEHTTSKVAFHNLAICSAVMSAVKKKWRGMVPDLSSKLELCISGWFAQTQSKLNKK from the exons atgagtttgACAGAACAGACTGTGCTGAATGGTTTACTCATATTTGCTGTTACTATATATGCATCACTTGTATGTGTACAATTTAAAGtgtctttttatctttttctagGTCATTCAATTATCATGTGGACTATTATTTTCAAACATGACGTGAAGGAGCATGACTGTGTACCAAATGTGTGGTTAGTGACTGCTAAAAAATGTCTTTACCCTGACAAGAGTAAGGCCACAATAAAAAGAATGGCAAAAGAGTGTGCTCCTCCTGAAGATGATTGGGATGAAATTGCCATATCGATTGTTAAACGTGATTTTG ATGTTTTTGAGAGGGCATTCTCTGATGTGGTGCGGTTGGAAACCGGAAAACGATCCATCACCAGTTCCGAGAATGAGGAAAGGGGGAAAGGTAAAAGGGAGAAAAGAAGGAGAGTCAACTCTGATGAGCTCTCATCAGATACTGATATTGACGAGCGAAGAGGCAGCATTTCCATTGATGCCAGCCCTGCAGGGcaaaacaatagaaataaaagtGCCGAGTCCCTTAATTCCAGGAGACAATCCTCTTCCCTCGATCTATCTAACGAAGTGACACATAAGGCAGCTAAGACCCTATGTCCCTTGCCCAAGAGCAGGCATCATGTCTGCACTTTCGCACACGGGGaaactgtaaatatttccatAGCGAAGCAGTTATGCTCTATGTCTA GAGCCATGTTAGGATTGCAAAGTGCAGTGAGGGATGTCCAAGAGCAGCTAAAAGAGCTGAGGAAATCAAAAGAAGTTGAGGTGAAGGAAGACCTTCCCATGGAGGGAAGTGATGTTGATTTGCTGGACGACAAGATATTTGAGATACTTAACCATTTCCCACTGAAAACAATGGAAGACTTTAACAAATTTGAAGAACGTTTGAAGAGTGAAAGTGAATTCAGAAACTCTACT GTTTTAGCTCTCCTCGCTAAATCACAAAAAACAAGTTACACGAGGACTACCACGAGTATCCTTCGAtacattatttcaaatgaaataattttcaatttcacttgGAAGGGCCAGAGCCGCAAAGAGCATACCACATCAAAAGTGGCATTCCATAATTTGGCCATCTGCTCGGCTGTGATGA GTGCGGTTAAAAAGAAGTGGAGGGGTATGGTACCTGACTTAAGTAGCAAATTAGAATTGTGTATTTCTGGCTGGTTTGCCCAGACTCAAAGCaagctaaataaaaaatga
- the LOC124157433 gene encoding uncharacterized protein LOC124157433 isoform X2 — protein sequence MWTIIFKHDVKEHDCVPNVWLVTAKKCLYPDKSKATIKRMAKECAPPEDDWDEIAISIVKRDFDVFERAFSDVVRLETGKRSITSSENEERGKGKREKRRRVNSDELSSDTDIDERRGSISIDASPAGQNNRNKSAESLNSRRQSSSLDLSNEVTHKAAKTLCPLPKSRHHVCTFAHGETVNISIAKQLCSMSRAMLGLQSAVRDVQEQLKELRKSKEVEVKEDLPMEGSDVDLLDDKIFEILNHFPLKTMEDFNKFEERLKSESEFRNSTVLALLAKSQKTSYTRTTTSILRYIISNEIIFNFTWKGQSRKEHTTSKVAFHNLAICSAVMSAVKKKWRGMVPDLSSKLELCISGWFAQTQSKLNKK from the exons ATGTGGACTATTATTTTCAAACATGACGTGAAGGAGCATGACTGTGTACCAAATGTGTGGTTAGTGACTGCTAAAAAATGTCTTTACCCTGACAAGAGTAAGGCCACAATAAAAAGAATGGCAAAAGAGTGTGCTCCTCCTGAAGATGATTGGGATGAAATTGCCATATCGATTGTTAAACGTGATTTTG ATGTTTTTGAGAGGGCATTCTCTGATGTGGTGCGGTTGGAAACCGGAAAACGATCCATCACCAGTTCCGAGAATGAGGAAAGGGGGAAAGGTAAAAGGGAGAAAAGAAGGAGAGTCAACTCTGATGAGCTCTCATCAGATACTGATATTGACGAGCGAAGAGGCAGCATTTCCATTGATGCCAGCCCTGCAGGGcaaaacaatagaaataaaagtGCCGAGTCCCTTAATTCCAGGAGACAATCCTCTTCCCTCGATCTATCTAACGAAGTGACACATAAGGCAGCTAAGACCCTATGTCCCTTGCCCAAGAGCAGGCATCATGTCTGCACTTTCGCACACGGGGaaactgtaaatatttccatAGCGAAGCAGTTATGCTCTATGTCTA GAGCCATGTTAGGATTGCAAAGTGCAGTGAGGGATGTCCAAGAGCAGCTAAAAGAGCTGAGGAAATCAAAAGAAGTTGAGGTGAAGGAAGACCTTCCCATGGAGGGAAGTGATGTTGATTTGCTGGACGACAAGATATTTGAGATACTTAACCATTTCCCACTGAAAACAATGGAAGACTTTAACAAATTTGAAGAACGTTTGAAGAGTGAAAGTGAATTCAGAAACTCTACT GTTTTAGCTCTCCTCGCTAAATCACAAAAAACAAGTTACACGAGGACTACCACGAGTATCCTTCGAtacattatttcaaatgaaataattttcaatttcacttgGAAGGGCCAGAGCCGCAAAGAGCATACCACATCAAAAGTGGCATTCCATAATTTGGCCATCTGCTCGGCTGTGATGA GTGCGGTTAAAAAGAAGTGGAGGGGTATGGTACCTGACTTAAGTAGCAAATTAGAATTGTGTATTTCTGGCTGGTTTGCCCAGACTCAAAGCaagctaaataaaaaatga